In the genome of Bordetella avium, the window GATCGGCCACCTCCAGACCAACAAGGTCAAGGATGTGGCGCGCGACGTGGCTGAAGTGCAGTCCCTGGACCGCCTGGAGCTGGCCGATGCGCTGCAACGCCGCCTGGAAACCGCCGGGCGCGAGCTGGACGTCCTGATTCAGGTCAAGACATCGCCGGAACCCAGCAAGTTTGGCCTGCCCCCGGAAACACTGCCCGCCATGCTGACCCATCTGCGGCAGGCCTGTCCGGCGCTGCGCGTCCAAGGCCTGATGACCATGGCGATCAACTCGGAAGACCATGCGGCCGTGCGCGCCTGCTTTCGCCGCCTGCGCGAGTTGCGCGATCAGCACGCCAGTTCGGCCGTGCCGCTCGCACGCCTGTCGATGGGCATGAGCGGGGATTTCGAAATCGCCATCGAAGAGGGTTCAACCGAGGTCCGCATCGGCAGCGCCCTCTTCGGCGCGCGCAACTATCCGGTTTGACGCGGTGCAAGACAGCCCTGCGGGGCGGGGGCATAATACGCCCCGTAAAAGGCGCACACTAGCGCCTGATAACGACAAATTCCCTGCAGAGGAGATAACCATGCACAAGCATGCGAAGCGCCTATTGGCCTTTGCCGCCCTGAGCTTTGCCGCGACGGCCGCGGCCCAAACCTGGCCGACCCAGCCCCTGCGCTGGATCGTGCCCTATCCGGCAGGCGGCGGCGCCGATGTCGTCGCCCGCACCGTGGCCAACGGCCTCGAAAAACCGCTGGGTCAGACCATCATCGTCGAGAACCGCCCTGGCGCAGCAACCATCATCGGCGCGACTGCGATTGCCCAGTCCGAGCCCAACGGCTACACGATAGGCACCGCCGACTCCGGCACGCTGGCCTTCAACCCCTCGTTGTACGCCAAACTGGCGTATGACCCGTCCAAGTTCACCTATATCGGCGGCATCGCGCGCTTTCCGCTCTTGCTGGCCGTGAATGCCAACTCGCCGTTCAAAACAGTGGACGACGTGGTGCAGGCCGCCCGCAAAGAACCAGGCAAGCTCAGCGCCGCCTCGGCGGGTGCCGGTTCGCCCCACCATTTGGCGCTGGAACTTTTCAAACAACGCGCCAACGTCAATATCCTGCATGTGCCTTACAAGGGCGCTGCGCCGGCCATCCAGGACCTGCTGGGCGGCCAGGTGGACGTGATGTTCATCGACCTCGCCGCCGGCCTGCCCAATGTGAAGGCGGGCAAGCTGCGCGTGCTGGCCTCGGCCACCCCGGCGCGGCTGACCGCGCTGCCGGACGCGCCCACGATGGCCGAACAGGGCGTGGCGGACTTCACCGCCTATGCCTGGCAAGGGCTGGTCGGACCCGGCGGCATCCCCAAGCCCATCGTGGACAAGCTGTCCGCCGACCTGGAACAAACCATCAAATCGGCGGCCGTGACGCAAAAGCTGGCGGACATGGGCGTCGAGCCCATGCCCATGAGCCCGGCGGACTTCAAGGCTTTCGCCGAACGCGAACGCGCCACCTGGGCGGAAGTCATCAAAAAGGCCGACATCCGTCTCGAATGAGGCCTCAGTAACGGAGCGCGAGGCTGAGCGACACATTGCGCCCCGGCGCAGTGTATCGGTTCAGCCCGTCTCCGCGAACCCGTCCGGTTGTGCCGAACTCAGCCAGAGACCGCAAGGTATCCCAGCTGTGATAACGGCGATCGAACAGGTTATAGACCCCGCCGCTCAGGGTGATGTGCTTTCCCATACGCACATAGGCGCTCAAGTCCACCAGATAGACCGCCGGGCTGAGATACCGCGCTGGCCGCCGGACAGCGCCACGATGGCTATAGGTGGTTTGCAGGGTATCGCGCGCACGCTTGGCGCCGTGATAGACCAGATCCGCGCGCGCCCCCCAGCGCGGCGAATCAAAAAACACGCCGGTCACGAGTTGCGCCGGTTGCAAGGCGCGCATGCCGTCGCCCTGTCCGGTGCGCCCGCGCATAAAGCTGGCGCGCACATCTGCCCCCAGACCTCGCGGCGCGCCAAATGCGCCATGTGCGTCGAGCTCGCCCTTGAGTTCGATACCCCATACCTTGGCGCGATCAATGTTCTCAGAACGGAATACATCCTCGATCAAGGTGGGTTTACCGCTGCCAGGCCTGTCGGGGTCGTAATACACATTGGGCACTTCGCGCTGCGAATGGCGCTCTGCAATGAAATCCCGGTACTGGGTCTGGAACACGGACAAGGCCCAGGCTCCGGCCCTCCCGCCGCTCGCGAGCGTGATCTGCTGATTCAGGGCGCGCTCGGCCTTCAGATCGGGATTGGCCACGAAGGCGCTGAGACCGCGTCGAAATTGAAAATACAGTTCCTGGGCGGAAGGCGCGCGAAAACCCTGCGCCACGGCATAGCTCAGACGCATGTCGCCCGTCAGGCGGTAGCTGAGCTGGCCCGATAGCGTGCTGGCCGAAAAGCTACGGGAAGCCGAGGCCGCGGCGCCCGGTTTGGGCCGATGGCCATAGTGGTCGAAGCGCCAGCCCGCCTCGCCGCTCCAGTCTGGCCCCAGTTGAAAAGCGTCCATCAGCTTGAAGGAAAGACTGCGTGTGCGTACAGGGTCGATAATGCCGTATGAGCGCTCGCCGCCCGGGCCTCGTTTGAAGAAAAGACGATCGATGTTGTCGTTGACCAATTGGCGCTGCGCCCAGGCCAGTTCGCCCGAAAACTGGTGGCTTCCCCAAGCGGACAACCAGGGCCGGGCTACCGTTTCCAATCGCCAGCGGCGATCGCGCTGCCGGGTGCGGCGGTCATAGCGCTGCTCAAGAAAGCCATCATCGCGATCACGGTTCTCCGTGAGCGCGCGCTGGGTGACCTGCTGTCGATGCAGACCGGCGCTCAGAAACTCGATCGGCCCATCTGCGGGCGTCCAGCGGTAAATCACCGCCTGCCGCTTGTAAGGGGAATGATCCCAAGCCACCCGCGTCTGGCCGAATATCGCGGAATAGCTGCGCTCATCGGTCATGCGCCGCTCGGCCCGCTCATCGTGCGACAGTTGCAGGCAATGCCCGCGCACCACGCAGAGATCCAGCTTGCTCAACCAGGCCTGGGTGCTCGCATCCACGGGATCAGGCCGGCCGCGCTCGCCCCCCCTGATATCGGCGCCGCCGCCGTAATGCTTGATTTCATGCCCCGAGCGGCGCGTGTATTGCAGGAAAAAATGCTGCCCAAAGTGCCTAGCCGCACGCCGGTTCCCGCCATCCCCAACCACTCCCGGCTGCGCGAAGCATAGGCCAGCTTGCCGACCGCGCCGGCAACCCTGCCGGGCGCCACATAGTCGTCAATATCCTTGGTGACAAACTGCACCGAGCCGCCGATGCCGCCGCTGCCCGAACTGTAAGAGTCGGCGCCTTTGTGCAACGTGACACGCTTCATATGCTCCAGCTCGACACTGTTGCGATTGCCATTGAGGTAGCCATAGCCCAGATACACTTCCGGCAAAAAATACTCGGCCTGTGGCATGCCATCCACCGTAACGGCAATCCGATCGCGGTCGACTCCACGCATGGCATAACCATTGCTGCCGGCCCGGCCGCCCTCGGACACGGATATGCCGGGCATATGGCGCACCAGATCGCGGGCGTCAAAGACGTTGTCACGGCTCATCTGGGCCGCATCACGCACATTGGTGGAGGGGTCTTCGGCCTGGCCTTCGACCTGAATGGTTTCAAGCTCCCAGGCCTGAGGGGAGGGTTCGTCAGCCAGAGCCGGCGTGGCGAGCAAGAGGGTGGAAAATGCAAACCGTGCTGACATGATGTCCTGTGCTCCAGAAAAAGCGACAGGACATGCCAGAGGGATGAGGGAAGATTGCCATGCGCCTATTGCGGTTGACCGAGTGCCGATGCAGACAGCGGCAGGAAACTGCCACGCACAATGCGGGAAAACAGAAAAAGGCGGCGCAAGACCACCTTGAATCAGACCATTTCAGGGAACCTTGCTCAGCCTTCGTTTCATTATGGACCCTGCGCGTCAGCACGCGGGGCAAGCCTCAACGGACACGGTGACGGCGCCTTCCCGCCTCGACAACAGCGATAGGCCAGCTAGGCCTGCGCCCCCTGCCGTTTGCGCACCAGAGTCCGGGCCGCGGCAAGAACAGAGTCGGTCAGGATCAACATGGCTTGCGAGTTGACTCGCCAGTGCTGCCAGAACAGCGGCACGTCTTCCCAGGCCCTGGCGCGCAATGGCACCAGACGGCCGCTGTCCAGTTCCTCCTTGATCAGGGGCAAGGGATTCATGGCCCAGCCCAGGCCATTCAGCGTCGCCTGCACGAAGGCACGGCTGGACGGCACCCACCAGACTGGCGGCTGCCAGGGCTCCCGCCCCATGATGCGGCGCGCAAACCGGCCCTGCAAATCGTCCTTGCGGTTGAAAGCCAGCACAGGCGCTTGGGCCAGACTGCGGGCGTTCACCCCTTGAGAAAAATAACGCGCCTGAAAAGCCGGCGAACAGGTCGCCACGTAGCGCATGCCGCCCAGGGGATGGATACGGCAACCCTGCACTGGCTCGGCCAGCGCGGTCACTGCCCCCAGCACCGCGCCATTGCGCAGCAGCGCCGCCGTGTGATCCTGGTCTTCCGATTGCATGTCCAGCGTCGCCCGCGAACGGGCGGCGAAACGCACGGCCGCGTCGACAAACCAGGTTTCCAGGCTGTCATGGTTGACGGCCACCGCGATGCTGGCCTGCGTAAGCTCATCTTCAGCCACACCCAGACGCAACAAGGCGTCGTGCTCCATCAGGGCGGTTTGCTCGGCCAGTTGCACCAGGACTTGCCCATCGGGCGTGGCGCGCGCCGGCATGGTGCGCATCACCAGCAGACGGCCGCTGCGGTCCTCCAGCGCCTTGATGCGCTGCGAGACCGCCGAGGGCGTGACATGCAGCGCCGCCGCCGCCCGCTCGAAGCTCCCCTCGCGCACGACCGCGGCCAGTGCACGCAAATGATCATGATCCAGCTTCAAGATTAAGTTTTCCTAATTATGGTTTATTAAAATTAGCTGTATTTCATAATGATGGCAAGACAGAATGTGCGGGTACTGGCCTGGGCACCTGTCCGGCCAGTTTCTATTCCAGGCTGCACCTATGTTCACTCTCACCTCTCCCGCCTTCTTTACTGCCTGGGTCAGCGGCACCGCCACTGGCATGGGTTTGTTCGCCGTGGTCGGCGCGCAAAGCGCCTTCATTCTGCGCCAGGGCTTGATGCGAGCGCATTTGCTGACTGTGCTGGCAACCTGCGCCCTGATCGACGCCGTCTTCATCTTCGGCAGCGTCTTGGGCCTGCAAACGCTGCTCACCTGGCTGCCCGGCCTGACAACAGCCATCCTGTGGTTCGGTGTGACCTTTCTGGTCTGGTATGGCCTGCAATCTGCGCGCCGCGCCTGGCGTGGCGGCTCGCTGGCGCATTGCCGTGAAGCCGCGCCTTCGCGCCGCGCCGCCTTGCTCGGTGCGCTAGGCTTTTCCCTGCTCAACCCGCATTTCTGGCTCGACATGGTCGTCGTGGGTTCGCTCGCCAATGGTTTCTCCGATGCCCGCCTGGCTTTCGCCGCCGGCGCCCTGACCGCCTCCCTGATCTGGCTGGCGGTGCTTGGCCTGGGCTCGCGCCTGTTCGCCCCCCTGTTCAGCGATGCCCGCGCCTGGCGCGTGCTCGACGGCCTGATCGCCCTGGTCATGCTGGGTCTGGCCTGGTCGCTGGCGGCTGGCAGCATGGGCAGCGGCGCCTGAGCCCCCTCCTCTCCATCATGGGGAGGGTGACCACTTAGCGCCCCCCCTGCCAGGCTCGGCAACCGAGAACAAGGCCTGCCCTCCCTGGCCGCCATTCAAACCTTCGAAGCAGCGGCGCGCGGTGGCCAGTGAGGTTTGGCGCGCTGCACCACCTCAAGCTTTACCGCTGCAACTAAGCCTGTCGCGCAGAGCGCCGATCTTGCGCCGGCCTGGGCGCGGGCGGGCTATGGATTGCAGGGGCAGGCCCACGGCCGGAATGGCTAAAGCAAGAGGCCTGTCAGTCTTCGTCCGCGCAAACCGCATCGGCGCCATAAGATTTCAGGCCATCCAGGTCCATGACGCGCACGGCGCCGTACTCAACCTTGAGCAAACCCGCCTCCTCCAGTTTGCGCAAGGCCTGATTGGCACGCTGACGCGACACGCGCGCGAGATAGCCAACCTCTTCCTGAGTGATGGCAAGCCGCATGCCCATGCCCGGATAGAGCAAGGGATTGAACAGCTCGGCCAGGCAGCGCGCGACACGCGCATCGGGGTCCAGCAGACGATCGTGCTCGGCCTTGCCGATAAACTGCGCGACCCGCTCGTTGAGTTGATGCAGCAGATAGCGGTTAAACGGAATACTGGAATCGAGCAGCCATTCAAAGGTGGGCGCAGGCAGGCGCGCCACGACCGAATCTCGCAAAGCCACCACATCGTATTTACGGATCTCACGCTTGAGCAGCGAGCCCTCGCCGATCCAGCCGCCCGCCGGCACGCCGGTCAGCGAGGCCAGCTTGCCATCCGCGTTGCCGACCGATACTTTCACCAAACCCGCCAGCACGCCTATCCAGGCCTGGGCCAATTCGCCCTTGCGTTCTATGATCGTTCCCGCCTGCGCATGCTGCACCGAGACATCGCGCTCCACGCGTTCGCGCTGCTCGGCATCGAGCACGCGAAACCATGCGGCGGCGAGATGTAGCGAATCGGCAAGCTGCATCGGGAATACCCTAGAAAACCTTTGAATGTCGTGATCGCGACAGTTGGTGGCGACCCAACCTTATACCTTAAGTTCTGCCGTAAATCTAAAACGAACTGGTCAAGCAAGCAGCAGGAAGCCTGGCTCGCCATGCGCCTTCCGCTGCAGCCCAAACCGGAGGAGACAACGTGGCGCATTCCCCGCCCTCGGCCAGACAGCCGCAGACCTTTCCTGCGCTCTTGCTTGACCACGCCCGCCTGCGTCCATCGCAAGCTGCGATACGCGAGAAAAACCTGGGCATCTGGCAAACCCTGAGTTGGTCAGAAGTGGCTGAACATGTGCGCCTCACGGCACATGGACTGACCGTGCTGGGCATCGGCCCCGGTGATCACATCGCGGTCATTGGCGAGAATCGGCCCAGGCTCTATATCGCCATGATGGCGGCGCAGGCGCTGGGCGCCATTCCCGTGCCGCTCTATCAGGACGCGGTCGCTCAAGAGATGGCCTATGTGCTCCAGGATGCGGCCATCCGTGTCGCAGTGGTCGAAGACCAGGAGCAGGTCGACAAGATGCTCGAGATCAGCGAGCAGTGCCCGGCGCTGCAACATGTGATCTACGATGATACGCGCGGCATGCGCAATTACCACGACGCCATGCTGCAATCCTTTGAAGCCCTGGAAGACGCCGGCCGCGAACATACCGGACAGCATCCCGATTTCTATCTGACCGCGGCCCAAGCCGTGCAGCCGCAAGACACGGCTGCGATGTTCTATACCTCGGGCACCACCGGCAAACCCAAGGGCGTCGTGTTGACGCACCATGCCTTGATCGACCGCGCCCGAGCCGTCGCCACGATGGAGGGTCTTACCGACAAGGAGGACGTGCTGGCCTATCTGCCGCCCGCCTGGATAGGCCAGAACATGTTCTCTTACACCCAACTGCTGGTGTCCGGCTTTACGGTCAACCACCCCGAGTCACCGGATACGGTGTCCATTGATATGCGCGATATCGGGCCGACCTATTACTTCGCCCCGCCCCGCGTGCTCGAGGGTCTACTGACCCACGTCATGATACGTATGGAAGATGCGGGCTACCTCAAGCGCAAATTGTTTCATGCCTGCATGAATCTGGCCCGGCGCGTCGGCACCCGTATCCTGGATGGCGCAGCCGTATCCGCCTGGGACCGGCTGCGCTACAAACTGGGCGACATCATGATTTACGGCCCGCTGCGCAACGCTCTGGGCATGAGCCGGGTCCGCGTGGCCTACACGGCAGGCGAAGCCATCGGGCCCGACCTCTTCGTGTTCTATCGCTCGATCGGCATCAACCTCAAGCAGCTCTACGGCTCCA includes:
- a CDS encoding TonB-dependent receptor plug domain-containing protein translates to MSARFAFSTLLLATPALADEPSPQAWELETIQVEGQAEDPSTNVRDAAQMSRDNVFDARDLVRHMPGISVSEGGRAGSNGYAMRGVDRDRIAVTVDGMPQAEYFLPEVYLGYGYLNGNRNSVELEHMKRVTLHKGADSYSSGSGGIGGSVQFVTKDIDDYVAPGRVAGAVGKLAYASRSREWLGMAGTGVRLGTLGSIFSCNTRAARGMKSSITAAAPISGGASAAGLIPWMRAPRPG
- a CDS encoding AMP-dependent synthetase/ligase, with amino-acid sequence MAHSPPSARQPQTFPALLLDHARLRPSQAAIREKNLGIWQTLSWSEVAEHVRLTAHGLTVLGIGPGDHIAVIGENRPRLYIAMMAAQALGAIPVPLYQDAVAQEMAYVLQDAAIRVAVVEDQEQVDKMLEISEQCPALQHVIYDDTRGMRNYHDAMLQSFEALEDAGREHTGQHPDFYLTAAQAVQPQDTAAMFYTSGTTGKPKGVVLTHHALIDRARAVATMEGLTDKEDVLAYLPPAWIGQNMFSYTQLLVSGFTVNHPESPDTVSIDMRDIGPTYYFAPPRVLEGLLTHVMIRMEDAGYLKRKLFHACMNLARRVGTRILDGAAVSAWDRLRYKLGDIMIYGPLRNALGMSRVRVAYTAGEAIGPDLFVFYRSIGINLKQLYGSTETSVFVCVQADGQVRDDTVGPPVDGVEIRVADNGEILVKSPGLFKEYYRNPAATAEARDADGWFRTGDAGYLDKDGQLKIIDRAKDVGKLADGSLFAPKYIENKLKFFPYIKEAVAFGADQAEACAFINIDLEAVGNWAERRGLPYAGYTDLASKDEVYALIRDCVQKINADLASDPRLAASQIHRFLILHKELDPDDDELTRTRKVRRAFIAQKYAVLIDALYSGRDSQFIETEVKFEDGRVGRISADLRISPADTYPAISARAA
- a CDS encoding LysR family transcriptional regulator ArgP; amino-acid sequence: MKLDHDHLRALAAVVREGSFERAAAALHVTPSAVSQRIKALEDRSGRLLVMRTMPARATPDGQVLVQLAEQTALMEHDALLRLGVAEDELTQASIAVAVNHDSLETWFVDAAVRFAARSRATLDMQSEDQDHTAALLRNGAVLGAVTALAEPVQGCRIHPLGGMRYVATCSPAFQARYFSQGVNARSLAQAPVLAFNRKDDLQGRFARRIMGREPWQPPVWWVPSSRAFVQATLNGLGWAMNPLPLIKEELDSGRLVPLRARAWEDVPLFWQHWRVNSQAMLILTDSVLAAARTLVRKRQGAQA
- a CDS encoding Crp/Fnr family transcriptional regulator — protein: MQLADSLHLAAAWFRVLDAEQRERVERDVSVQHAQAGTIIERKGELAQAWIGVLAGLVKVSVGNADGKLASLTGVPAGGWIGEGSLLKREIRKYDVVALRDSVVARLPAPTFEWLLDSSIPFNRYLLHQLNERVAQFIGKAEHDRLLDPDARVARCLAELFNPLLYPGMGMRLAITQEEVGYLARVSRQRANQALRKLEEAGLLKVEYGAVRVMDLDGLKSYGADAVCADED
- a CDS encoding Bug family tripartite tricarboxylate transporter substrate binding protein; amino-acid sequence: MHKHAKRLLAFAALSFAATAAAQTWPTQPLRWIVPYPAGGGADVVARTVANGLEKPLGQTIIVENRPGAATIIGATAIAQSEPNGYTIGTADSGTLAFNPSLYAKLAYDPSKFTYIGGIARFPLLLAVNANSPFKTVDDVVQAARKEPGKLSAASAGAGSPHHLALELFKQRANVNILHVPYKGAAPAIQDLLGGQVDVMFIDLAAGLPNVKAGKLRVLASATPARLTALPDAPTMAEQGVADFTAYAWQGLVGPGGIPKPIVDKLSADLEQTIKSAAVTQKLADMGVEPMPMSPADFKAFAERERATWAEVIKKADIRLE
- a CDS encoding TonB-dependent receptor domain-containing protein, giving the protein MDASTQAWLSKLDLCVVRGHCLQLSHDERAERRMTDERSYSAIFGQTRVAWDHSPYKRQAVIYRWTPADGPIEFLSAGLHRQQVTQRALTENRDRDDGFLEQRYDRRTRQRDRRWRLETVARPWLSAWGSHQFSGELAWAQRQLVNDNIDRLFFKRGPGGERSYGIIDPVRTRSLSFKLMDAFQLGPDWSGEAGWRFDHYGHRPKPGAAASASRSFSASTLSGQLSYRLTGDMRLSYAVAQGFRAPSAQELYFQFRRGLSAFVANPDLKAERALNQQITLASGGRAGAWALSVFQTQYRDFIAERHSQREVPNVYYDPDRPGSGKPTLIEDVFRSENIDRAKVWGIELKGELDAHGAFGAPRGLGADVRASFMRGRTGQGDGMRALQPAQLVTGVFFDSPRWGARADLVYHGAKRARDTLQTTYSHRGAVRRPARYLSPAVYLVDLSAYVRMGKHITLSGGVYNLFDRRYHSWDTLRSLAEFGTTGRVRGDGLNRYTAPGRNVSLSLALRY
- a CDS encoding LysE/ArgO family amino acid transporter, with product MFTLTSPAFFTAWVSGTATGMGLFAVVGAQSAFILRQGLMRAHLLTVLATCALIDAVFIFGSVLGLQTLLTWLPGLTTAILWFGVTFLVWYGLQSARRAWRGGSLAHCREAAPSRRAALLGALGFSLLNPHFWLDMVVVGSLANGFSDARLAFAAGALTASLIWLAVLGLGSRLFAPLFSDARAWRVLDGLIALVMLGLAWSLAAGSMGSGA
- a CDS encoding YggS family pyridoxal phosphate-dependent enzyme produces the protein MTDSMSARLAAIEHRIAQACERAARPAGSVTLLPVSKTFSAEAVREAAALGLRRFGENKTQEIRQKADPLADLGLSWVMIGHLQTNKVKDVARDVAEVQSLDRLELADALQRRLETAGRELDVLIQVKTSPEPSKFGLPPETLPAMLTHLRQACPALRVQGLMTMAINSEDHAAVRACFRRLRELRDQHASSAVPLARLSMGMSGDFEIAIEEGSTEVRIGSALFGARNYPV